AGCAAGGAGGGGCACTCGGACGCGGCCGTGCTCGCCGAGCACATGGCCCTCGGCGATCTGGCCGAGCCGCTCGGCTTCGACTCGCTCTTCGCCCTCGAGCACCACTTCACCGGGTATGCCATGTCGCCGTCGCCCACCCAGCTCCTCAGCTACTACGCGGGCCGCACGCGCCGGATCACCCTGGGCACCGCCGTCATTGTCCTGCCCTGGCACGATCCCGTACGCGTGGCCGAAGAGATCGCCCTGCTCGACGTGCTGTCGGGCGGGCGTTGCCTGTTCGGCTTTGGCCGCGGAGCGGCCAGCGCGGAGTACTCGGGCTTCCGCATTCCCATGGAGGAGGCCCGCGCCCGGTTCGTGGAGGCGGCCCGGATCGTGGTCAAGGCGCTCACCGAGCCGTCGTTCGACTGGGACGGCGAGTTCTTCAAGATCCCGCGGACGTCCATTCGCCCGCGCCCGATCTCTCATCCCGAGCGACGCTTCTACGCCTCGTCGGTGAGCCCGGAATCGGCGGAGATCATGGCCAAGCTCGGGTTCGGGGTGCTCGTGGTCATGCAGAACGAATGGCCGAAGGCCGCCCAGGACATCCAGCGTTATCGCGACACCGCCACGAGCGTGGGCCACCCCCCGCGGCCCCCCATCATCCTCATGAATATCTCCGTGGCGGAGAGCCGTCCGGAGGCGCAGGAGCGGGCGAAGACGTATCTCAGCCGCAAGTGGGACTCGATCGACAACCACTACCACTTCTCCGACGGGCACCTCGCGTCCGTGAAGGGGTACGAGTTCTACGGCAACATGGCCAAGACGTACAGCAAGATGAAGGACGAGGGCTACCGCAAGAAGGCCACGGACTTCTACGTCAAGATCCAGGTTGTGGGCACGCCCGACGACTGTCTCCAGCAGCTCGCCGAGCTGCACCGCCTCACCGGCCTCGACCATCTCGTGACGGAGTTCGGCTACGGGGGCATGCCGCACGAAGAGGCGGAGCTGAACATGCGGCTGTTCGCCGAGCGCGTGATGCCCGTGCTCCAGCGCGACCGCGCCTTCTCGAGCGGGCCGGCGGGGACGGGGGAGGGAGTAGCGGGATCGCTCGTGACCGGCGCGGACGACGTGTTCGCGCCGGCTTGACGGGAGTTGCTAAGTCACAAGCGGCGAGCGGGTCAGGCCACGTCTTGCCGAGGGCTTCGAGTCCGGCTCGCTTCAAGTCGTCGGGCATCATGACAATCTCGTGATTCCTTCTGGCACAACCTGATCTCGTTTCTCCACTCCGAGGACATTCTCGCGAGCTTTCGTCGATAGTTCCCGAAGACGTCCGGCAGGATGGGTGGTTGGGATCAGCTGCTCTTGGAGGACCTTGATGGCGACACGGACCAGGGAGGAGGCGAGTGCCCCGGCGCTGACGGCGCTCCGTCGCGTGGCGTATTTTCGCTCGGTCCCGGCGGCGGAGCTCGCGCCGATCGCCCGGCGCTGCCGGGTCCTGGCGCTGGGCAAGGGAGAGCGCGCT
This DNA window, taken from Candidatus Methylomirabilota bacterium, encodes the following:
- a CDS encoding LLM class flavin-dependent oxidoreductase, which codes for MKVGTALNMLSKEGHSDAAVLAEHMALGDLAEPLGFDSLFALEHHFTGYAMSPSPTQLLSYYAGRTRRITLGTAVIVLPWHDPVRVAEEIALLDVLSGGRCLFGFGRGAASAEYSGFRIPMEEARARFVEAARIVVKALTEPSFDWDGEFFKIPRTSIRPRPISHPERRFYASSVSPESAEIMAKLGFGVLVVMQNEWPKAAQDIQRYRDTATSVGHPPRPPIILMNISVAESRPEAQERAKTYLSRKWDSIDNHYHFSDGHLASVKGYEFYGNMAKTYSKMKDEGYRKKATDFYVKIQVVGTPDDCLQQLAELHRLTGLDHLVTEFGYGGMPHEEAELNMRLFAERVMPVLQRDRAFSSGPAGTGEGVAGSLVTGADDVFAPA